In the Candidatus Dormiibacterota bacterium genome, CAAAAGCGGAACTGGCAAAGTACGATCCCGCGCATGTATGAGTTTTCGCTGGAGGGAGGCGCAACCGAACTCTGCTTCGTGCGCCACGCCGACGCCAAACCACAGGACGGCGACGCGGATATCGATGCGACCTATCGCGACGCGCCGCTCAGCGCGGTGGGGCGCCTTCAGGCCGCCGCGCTGGCCGAGCGATTAGCCACGGAGCGCATCGCCGCAATCGTCGCGAGCCCCGCGAGACGAGCGCTCGAAACGGCGCGCTACATCGAGCACGCGGCCCCGTCCGCCTTTACCACCGACGAACGCTTGCGCGAAGTGCACATCGGCGAATTCGATCGCCCGCTCGAAGTGCGCGATGCGGCGTTGGCGGCCGCCGTACGCGAACGCCTCGACCGCTTGGCGCAGATCGCGCTGCGCGACGGCGGTTGGGGCAGCATTCCCGGGACCGAGCCTTCGGAAGAGGTACGCTCGCGTATGCGGGCGGCCGTCGCCGACATCGTCGGTCGCCATCCCGGCGAACGCGTGGTCGTGGTGAGCCACGCCGGCGCGATCAACGCCTACCTCGCCGATCTGCTGGAGCTCCGGCACGATTTCTTCTTTCCGGCCGGCAACACGTCGCTCTCCGCCGTTCGGTTCAACAACGGGCGCCGATTGCTGATCGGCCTCAACGACATCGCCCATCTGCGCGCCGCCATGAGGACCGCGTAACATGCACGCCGGCGATCCGGAAGTGATCCCCGTCCGCGCCGAAGAGTCGCTCGACGTCTCCGCGCTCGAGCCATATCTGCGCCGGCATCT is a window encoding:
- a CDS encoding histidine phosphatase family protein; translation: MYEFSLEGGATELCFVRHADAKPQDGDADIDATYRDAPLSAVGRLQAAALAERLATERIAAIVASPARRALETARYIEHAAPSAFTTDERLREVHIGEFDRPLEVRDAALAAAVRERLDRLAQIALRDGGWGSIPGTEPSEEVRSRMRAAVADIVGRHPGERVVVVSHAGAINAYLADLLELRHDFFFPAGNTSLSAVRFNNGRRLLIGLNDIAHLRAAMRTA